The Roseovarius sp. EL26 genome contains the following window.
AGCGATGCAGGATATCATTTTGGTTGGTCGCGACAACCAGCCGATCAATCGGAAGCCCCATACGCTTGGCGATGTAGCCAGCAAAGATGTCACCGAAGTTGCCCGTGGGCACAGTAAAGCTGACTTTGCGGTGCGGTGCGCCAAGGCTGACAGCAGAGGTGAAGTAATAGACCACCTGCGCCAGAACCCGCGCCCAGTTGATTGAGTTTACGCCAGCAAGTCCGACAGTGTCGCGGAACGCAAAGTCATTGAACATGTCTTTGACCCGTGCCTGACAATCATCAAAGTGACCGGTCAGCGCCAACGCGTGCACATTATCCTCGGACGGGGTGCTCATCTGGCGGCGCTGCACTTCGGACACGCGGCCATGTGGATAAAGGATAAAGACATCCACAGCATCCAGTCCACGAAAGGCCTCAATAGCGGCAGACCCAGTATCACCACTGGTGGCCCCAACGATGCAGACCCTATTGCCTGAGCGTTTGAGCGAAAACTCAAACAGTTGACCGATCAGCTGCATCGCGAAATCTTTGAACGCCAGCGTCGGGCCGTGGAACAGTTCCAGCAGGAAATGCCCACTATCGAGTTGCTTCAGTGGCGCGCGCGCCGCGTGGCCAAAACCTTCGTATGCACGAGCAATGATACCGCGAAATTCGTCATCCGTGAAAGCGTCTCCCACATAAGGTCGCATGATTCTGAATGCGACTTCTTCATAGCTCTGCCCGGCCAATGCGGCAATCTCACCATGGCTCAGTTGTGGGATGCTTTGTGGCAGGTAAAGGCCACCGTCACGTGCCAAGCCGCTCAGCATCGCCTCTTCAAAGCTCAGTTCAGGGGCCTGACCCCGGGTCGAGATATATCTCATGTCTCAGTGCCTTC
Protein-coding sequences here:
- the thrC gene encoding threonine synthase — translated: MRYISTRGQAPELSFEEAMLSGLARDGGLYLPQSIPQLSHGEIAALAGQSYEEVAFRIMRPYVGDAFTDDEFRGIIARAYEGFGHAARAPLKQLDSGHFLLELFHGPTLAFKDFAMQLIGQLFEFSLKRSGNRVCIVGATSGDTGSAAIEAFRGLDAVDVFILYPHGRVSEVQRRQMSTPSEDNVHALALTGHFDDCQARVKDMFNDFAFRDTVGLAGVNSINWARVLAQVVYYFTSAVSLGAPHRKVSFTVPTGNFGDIFAGYIAKRMGLPIDRLVVATNQNDILHRCLSGEGYTPDGVIPSISPSMDIQVSSNFERALFEAYDRDGAAVAQLMNELKTGGFNVSQGALQALRENYDSGNCSEGETRATIGRVMQQSAELLCPHGAIGVKVADEQRSADVPMITLATAHPAKFPAAVEEASGIHPPLPDRMSDLYERSERITRVENDLGEIETLIKERTGN